The proteins below come from a single Phlebotomus papatasi isolate M1 unplaced genomic scaffold, Ppap_2.1 HiC_scaffold_304, whole genome shotgun sequence genomic window:
- the LOC129809073 gene encoding 39S ribosomal protein L4, mitochondrial-like encodes MGRARHGSIRSPLWKGGGVSHGPRSPTSHFYMLPYFTRVMGLTSTLSVKLAQNDLFVVENLDIPVEDPKFVQELIDARTWGPSVLIVDESDIFPYNITAATEQIPHVTMMPLYGLNVYSMLKYHTLVLTKDAVRKLEERILYQFNRSDSRELVKKFRVSQ; translated from the exons ATGGGAAGGGCAAGGCATGGATCTATCCGGTCGCCACTGTGGAAGGGTGGTGGTGTCAGTCATGGACCACGGTCACCCACGAGCCACTTCTATATGCTGCCCTATTTTACGAGGGTCATGGGACTTACATCAACGCTGTCTGTAAAGTTGGCCCAGAATGACTTGTTTGTGGTGGAAAATCTCGATATTCCCGTAGAGGATCCGAAGTTTGTGCAGGAACTGATAGATGCTCGGACTTGGGGACCGTCAGTGCTGATAGTTGATGA GAGTGATATTTTCCCTTACAACATCACTGCAGCCACAGAACAAATTCCTCATGTTACTATGATGCCCCTGTACGGGCTGAATGTCTACTCTATGTTGAAATATCACACCCTGGTTCTCACGAAGGACGCTGTCCGGAAACTCGAAGAAAGAATTCTCTACCAGTTCAATCGATCGGACAGCAGGGAACTCGTGAAGAAATTCCGCGTTAGTCagtga